One window from the genome of Candidatus Binatia bacterium encodes:
- a CDS encoding pentapeptide repeat-containing protein codes for MEEPEPTSTTSRPPAAPDAKALLDAANSASEKVAVLHIAFLALCAYILVIVFSTTDMDLLIGKGVKLPVVDVEVPIVGFYAVVPFLLVLFHFNLLLSLQLLSHKLYAFDDAAHKKANTDGLYDQLNIFPFNYYLVGRPSRLVKNFLALVVTITILLLPLAALLTLQARFLAYQSEAVTWMQRTAIWFDVILVVTLWPVIMDRRHRWWNYIRCTWQRGPFQRLRSLSGLTGFLIALWLLFVMEMDEKLAPSIGGKTGERETYLVWVADQWLFSLLIACLLLSLFSHALERGVHWVIRRLRRGHHFAASSIVTTPSLGVPGLVATLMLGLPLPLMLVVDGEKIDRPDAFGTHILESLRHLDLHERVLLAKPAPPEIIADLRRADPAKRETALRSIQPIDLQNRSLRGANLSSVLLPKADLRGAELQGANLRQASLQGADLSPGQLEDRDPLQRAASEKELVKILVQAAKVGQKLKVGLVERRARQPTQLQSADLREAQLQGANLRQAQLHGADLERANLQGVDLSGAQLQGADLSGARLEGAELLWAQLWAAILPEAQLKGAYLWRAELQGADLARANLQGADLSGAKLQGANLARANLQGANLREAIIYSKSIDKTVVELVDARGLKWQPLPSKELKRLREAQLAWAWAIVKRPLKLYQLDKFNEAIQEAAVAVLARPQIGRCLRNKGTQVRCKDLSPEHFRELFLPEMEKLACQSSDIARRVLRLRPIRPSLLLGSEAPATKGLALRLQKRVKKAENNDSCPGLTNLTEEDKASLSELASKAEAHSPTVVVPKR; via the coding sequence ATGGAAGAGCCGGAGCCAACCAGTACAACTAGCAGGCCACCGGCGGCGCCCGATGCTAAAGCGCTGCTCGACGCAGCCAATAGCGCCTCCGAAAAGGTCGCCGTTCTGCATATCGCGTTCCTCGCTCTCTGTGCCTACATCCTGGTGATCGTTTTCAGCACCACCGACATGGACCTTCTCATCGGCAAAGGCGTGAAGCTGCCAGTGGTAGACGTGGAAGTTCCGATTGTGGGTTTTTACGCCGTAGTTCCCTTCTTGTTGGTCTTATTCCATTTTAATTTACTGCTTTCCTTACAGTTGCTGTCGCACAAGCTCTATGCGTTCGATGATGCCGCGCACAAGAAAGCGAACACCGACGGCTTGTACGATCAGCTAAATATCTTTCCCTTCAACTATTACTTGGTGGGCCGACCAAGCCGGCTGGTGAAGAACTTTCTCGCACTGGTCGTGACCATCACTATCCTGCTATTGCCTCTTGCTGCTCTACTAACTCTGCAAGCTCGCTTCCTGGCCTACCAAAGCGAAGCAGTCACATGGATGCAACGAACTGCCATATGGTTCGATGTCATCTTGGTGGTTACGTTGTGGCCTGTAATCATGGACCGGCGTCATAGGTGGTGGAATTACATCCGTTGCACTTGGCAACGCGGGCCGTTTCAACGGCTACGCTCGCTGTCGGGACTTACCGGATTCTTGATTGCACTCTGGTTGTTGTTCGTGATGGAGATGGATGAAAAGCTGGCGCCATCGATCGGGGGAAAGACGGGTGAGCGGGAAACATATCTGGTATGGGTGGCTGACCAGTGGTTGTTCAGTCTGCTCATTGCGTGCCTCCTGCTATCGCTTTTCTCGCATGCGTTGGAGCGTGGTGTGCACTGGGTAATTCGTCGGCTACGTCGTGGGCACCACTTTGCGGCATCCTCTATAGTAACGACCCCGAGCTTGGGCGTACCCGGACTTGTGGCAACGCTGATGCTTGGTTTGCCGCTGCCGCTGATGCTCGTTGTCGACGGCGAGAAAATCGACCGGCCGGATGCATTTGGCACACATATATTGGAGTCATTGCGCCACCTGGATCTCCATGAAAGAGTCTTGCTCGCGAAGCCGGCACCGCCTGAGATTATCGCCGACTTGCGCCGTGCAGATCCGGCTAAAAGAGAAACCGCCCTGCGATCTATCCAGCCTATCGACTTGCAGAACCGCAGCTTGCGCGGGGCCAATTTATCAAGCGTACTCCTGCCAAAGGCGGATCTCCGTGGTGCCGAGTTGCAGGGCGCTAATTTGCGTCAGGCATCGCTACAAGGTGCAGACTTGAGCCCAGGACAGTTAGAAGATAGGGACCCGTTGCAGCGTGCGGCTTCGGAGAAGGAATTGGTGAAGATATTGGTGCAAGCTGCAAAAGTAGGCCAGAAATTAAAAGTGGGCCTGGTAGAGCGTAGGGCCCGGCAGCCAACCCAATTGCAGAGCGCGGATTTGCGTGAGGCGCAGTTGCAGGGCGCGAACTTGCGGCAGGCACAGTTGCACGGCGCAGATTTGGAGAGGGCGAACTTGCAGGGCGTAGATTTATCGGGAGCGCAGTTGCAAGGCGCGGATTTATCGGGGGCGCGGTTGGAGGGCGCAGAGTTGTTGTGGGCACAGTTGTGGGCCGCGATATTGCCAGAAGCGCAGTTAAAAGGCGCGTACTTGTGGCGGGCGGAGTTGCAGGGCGCGGATTTGGCGAGAGCGAACTTGCAGGGCGCAGATCTATCGGGGGCGAAGTTGCAGGGCGCGAATTTGGCGAGAGCGAACTTGCAGGGCGCGAATTTGAGGGAAGCGATAATCTACTCAAAATCAATAGACAAAACAGTTGTTGAGTTAGTTGACGCGCGAGGCTTGAAATGGCAACCACTCCCCTCGAAAGAACTGAAGCGGCTGCGAGAGGCGCAACTTGCTTGGGCATGGGCCATAGTGAAGCGCCCATTGAAGTTGTACCAACTGGATAAATTTAACGAAGCAATTCAAGAAGCAGCGGTGGCTGTTTTAGCGCGGCCGCAGATCGGCCGGTGTCTTCGGAATAAAGGAACCCAGGTGCGGTGCAAGGATCTTTCGCCCGAGCACTTTCGAGAGCTTTTTCTGCCGGAAATGGAAAAACTGGCCTGCCAGTCGTCCGATATCGCACGCCGGGTGCTTCGCCTTCGCCCCATCAGACCAAGCTTATTGCTTGGTAGTGAAGCTCCTGCCACGAAAGGTCTTGCTTTGCGTTTGCAAAAACGGGTCAAGAAGGCTGAGAATAACGATTCGTGTCCAGGTCTAACCAATCTGACGGAGGAAGATAAGGCAAGTCTAAGCGAACTCGCATCCAAAGCCGAAGCGCACTCTCCGACCGTCGTCGTTCCCAAGCGCTAG
- a CDS encoding ABC transporter permease subunit yields MKQAALKLPVTFAWRLQTSPALLGLAALPIVVILVLVAVMLWVSIQRGILGTAQAIYTLENYASIVADPFLYRVLWNTAIFTFTTTCVALLIGLPIAWLAERTTIPGKTLIYAVMTLGLLIPGIYTAMGWTFIAHPRIGFLNRWLVDLFALENAPINIATPIGMGFVQGLNLAAVTFILTAQMFRAMNPTLEEAARVHGMSFGKTLRRVTLPLALPGILAAVIYIVTIGIATFDIPAILGLGNRVYMLSTFIYIKVHPQGSGLPEYGITGAVGTFMIVVAGLLTVLYSRVLSSGHRFEVVTGKGYRPALLQLGGWTIAGWCFIGLYAFVSKLLPLLLIAYAALTPYFAPPSAEMMRQLSLEHFYNMDWELVLRGARNTALLVFVVPLLVLLFSFSISWLVVRSRSRARYALEFCAFLPQALPEVILAIGALLLALFVLGDHVPLYGSVWLIAVVYVAARLAFATRAFNGSLLQIHKELEEAAFVSGLSTLRTARRVLLPLLRPTLLSVWIWTALLVYRELTVAVFLGVHDNITFPAVIWSYWYAGGMNKASAVTLLMTVLLAPLIVAFWWFGRRSQVAGQ; encoded by the coding sequence ATGAAGCAAGCTGCACTCAAGCTGCCGGTCACTTTCGCCTGGAGACTGCAAACCTCCCCCGCGCTGCTCGGACTCGCGGCGCTGCCGATCGTTGTCATTCTTGTCCTCGTCGCCGTGATGCTCTGGGTCAGCATCCAGCGCGGCATCCTGGGCACGGCCCAGGCGATCTACACGCTGGAAAATTACGCGAGCATCGTCGCCGATCCGTTTCTCTATCGCGTGCTCTGGAACACTGCGATCTTCACTTTCACGACGACGTGCGTCGCGCTCCTCATAGGTCTTCCCATCGCATGGCTGGCCGAGAGAACTACCATACCAGGCAAGACGTTGATCTACGCCGTCATGACTCTCGGCCTCTTGATCCCAGGCATCTACACGGCGATGGGATGGACGTTTATCGCCCATCCGCGGATCGGATTCCTGAACCGCTGGCTGGTCGATCTGTTCGCTCTCGAAAACGCGCCCATCAATATCGCCACGCCGATCGGCATGGGGTTTGTCCAGGGGCTCAATCTCGCCGCGGTGACGTTCATCCTCACGGCGCAGATGTTTCGCGCGATGAACCCAACGCTGGAAGAAGCGGCGCGCGTGCACGGCATGAGCTTCGGCAAAACGCTCCGCCGGGTCACTCTGCCTCTGGCGCTCCCGGGCATTCTCGCCGCGGTGATTTATATCGTCACGATCGGCATCGCCACGTTCGATATCCCGGCGATTCTCGGCCTCGGCAACCGCGTGTACATGCTGAGCACCTTCATCTACATCAAGGTCCACCCGCAGGGGAGCGGGCTCCCTGAATACGGCATCACCGGCGCGGTCGGAACTTTCATGATCGTCGTCGCCGGTCTGCTCACGGTTTTGTATAGCCGGGTGCTCAGCAGCGGCCACCGCTTCGAAGTGGTGACGGGCAAGGGCTACCGTCCCGCGCTGCTCCAGCTCGGCGGCTGGACGATCGCCGGCTGGTGCTTCATCGGCTTGTACGCGTTCGTTTCCAAGCTGTTGCCACTGCTGCTCATCGCCTACGCGGCGCTGACGCCTTACTTCGCGCCGCCGTCGGCCGAGATGATGCGGCAGCTTTCGCTGGAGCACTTTTACAACATGGACTGGGAGCTGGTGCTCCGCGGCGCGCGCAACACGGCGCTGCTGGTGTTCGTCGTCCCGCTTCTCGTGCTGCTTTTTTCTTTTTCGATTTCCTGGCTGGTGGTGCGCTCGCGGAGCCGCGCGCGCTACGCGCTCGAATTTTGCGCTTTCCTCCCGCAGGCGCTGCCGGAAGTGATTCTCGCGATCGGTGCTCTGCTGCTCGCGCTCTTTGTCCTGGGCGACCATGTGCCGCTCTACGGTTCGGTCTGGCTGATCGCCGTCGTCTACGTTGCGGCGCGGCTGGCGTTCGCGACGCGCGCTTTCAACGGCTCGCTCTTGCAGATTCACAAGGAGCTTGAAGAGGCCGCGTTCGTCTCCGGCCTCTCTACGCTCCGCACCGCGCGGCGCGTGCTGTTGCCGTTGCTCCGCCCGACGCTGTTGTCCGTGTGGATCTGGACGGCGTTGCTGGTCTATCGCGAGCTGACCGTCGCGGTGTTTCTCGGCGTGCACGACAACATTACTTTTCCGGCGGTCATCTGGAGCTACTGGTACGCTGGCGGAATGAACAAGGCATCGGCGGTGACCTTGCTCATGACGGTGTTGCTCGCGCCGCTGATCGTCGCGTTCTGGTGGTTCGGCCGTCGCAGCCAGGTCGCGGGGCAGTGA
- a CDS encoding ABC transporter substrate-binding protein, with amino-acid sequence MSAQRHSAKRMLISATVSASVFLTLALPARAAAPAQLAQTIEGAKKEGTIRGQWSQNSYGGSEGFAEIVAGMNKKYGLNLKGQFTPGPDMQALMVRIVQEAAAGQPASTDVYLGNAQAMLEAQKSQVLKPVEWAAILDRRPPGETGFDAIASDPSSVAFATAVVGIQYNTNFVKGADVPKKLEDVLNPKWKGKIASTPYAAGMRELAMPGLLGREYIVEFTKKLSQQIGGLTRCGEAERLTSGEFVMLVLTCGGNDSTVLQRKGAPLAHTVVQEGTILHMRYGGVPKNSRSPNAAALFASYLLTPEGQALLWKHDGLDLHLFPDSHMKKDVDAVRAAGGKVVVNTPQWLGSLKGYQEMQKELEKILREGGK; translated from the coding sequence ATGTCCGCACAACGTCATAGCGCAAAACGGATGCTGATTTCCGCGACGGTTTCAGCGTCGGTCTTTTTGACTTTAGCGCTGCCCGCGCGCGCGGCGGCCCCCGCCCAGCTCGCGCAGACGATCGAAGGCGCAAAGAAAGAAGGCACGATCCGGGGCCAGTGGTCGCAAAACAGCTACGGCGGCAGCGAAGGCTTCGCGGAAATCGTCGCCGGTATGAACAAGAAATACGGTCTCAACCTCAAAGGCCAGTTCACGCCGGGCCCGGACATGCAGGCGCTGATGGTGCGCATCGTGCAGGAGGCGGCCGCGGGGCAGCCGGCCAGCACCGACGTCTATCTGGGAAACGCCCAGGCGATGCTCGAAGCGCAGAAGAGCCAGGTGCTGAAGCCCGTGGAATGGGCGGCAATTCTGGACCGGCGCCCGCCGGGCGAGACCGGATTCGACGCAATCGCGTCCGATCCCAGCAGCGTCGCTTTCGCCACCGCGGTCGTCGGCATCCAATACAACACGAACTTCGTCAAGGGAGCGGACGTGCCGAAAAAGTTGGAGGACGTTCTCAATCCCAAGTGGAAGGGGAAGATCGCTTCGACGCCGTACGCGGCGGGGATGCGCGAGCTCGCGATGCCGGGACTCTTGGGACGCGAATACATCGTCGAGTTCACCAAAAAACTTTCTCAGCAGATCGGCGGGCTCACCCGCTGCGGCGAAGCGGAGCGGCTCACGAGCGGGGAATTCGTCATGCTCGTGTTGACCTGCGGCGGCAACGATTCCACGGTGCTGCAAAGAAAAGGCGCGCCGCTCGCCCATACGGTGGTTCAGGAAGGCACGATCCTTCATATGAGATACGGCGGTGTGCCGAAGAATTCTCGATCGCCGAACGCAGCCGCCCTGTTCGCGTCCTATTTGCTTACGCCCGAAGGACAAGCCCTGCTCTGGAAGCACGACGGCCTGGATCTGCATCTCTTTCCCGATTCCCACATGAAGAAAGACGTGGACGCGGTCCGCGCCGCCGGCGGCAAGGTCGTCGTCAACACGCCGCAGTGGCTCGGGTCGCTCAAGGGCTACCAGGAGATGCAGAAGGAACTGGAGAAGATTCTGAGAGAAGGCGGAAAATAA
- a CDS encoding ABC transporter ATP-binding protein translates to MISVHNLTKQFAVSGGKVAAIKDLSFEVAEGEFFVIVGASGSGKTTLLRSVAGLELPDRGAIRIAGQVVSADDPPTWIPPQQRKLGMVFQSYAVWPHLTVYENVALPLAEGAQRVRRSEVASRAREALRLVQLEEVADRPATLLSGGQQQRVALARAIAVNPRILLMDEPLSNLDARLREEVRGKIRELAKQLGSTVLYVTHDQVEAMAIADRIALMQAGEFLQVGSPTELYRDPAGAEVAEFFGLINWVKGTITQPGLAETPIGPLRFNGVAIATGEVLLGFRPECVAILEQNSHPAANAFRATLRSSMFLGDQLICHVAVGDHLFAGKCRTVAVTSGGGVQIHVDPDDVMVFSAGHRIGREEAAAQPLASLTTAG, encoded by the coding sequence ATGATCTCGGTACATAATCTCACCAAACAGTTCGCCGTCAGCGGCGGCAAGGTAGCCGCCATCAAAGATCTAAGTTTCGAAGTCGCCGAGGGCGAATTCTTCGTCATCGTCGGCGCCAGCGGCTCGGGCAAAACGACGCTACTCCGCTCGGTCGCCGGCCTGGAGCTTCCCGATCGAGGCGCGATACGCATCGCCGGCCAGGTCGTTTCGGCGGACGATCCGCCGACGTGGATTCCACCGCAGCAGCGCAAGCTCGGGATGGTCTTTCAATCCTACGCCGTGTGGCCCCATCTCACAGTGTATGAAAACGTGGCGCTGCCTCTCGCCGAAGGGGCGCAGCGCGTGCGTCGGAGCGAGGTCGCTAGCCGCGCGCGCGAGGCGCTCCGTCTGGTCCAGCTCGAAGAAGTCGCCGACCGTCCGGCGACGCTGCTTTCCGGCGGGCAGCAGCAGCGGGTCGCGCTGGCGCGCGCCATCGCCGTCAATCCGAGAATTCTTCTGATGGACGAGCCGCTCTCCAACCTCGACGCGCGCCTGCGTGAAGAGGTGAGGGGGAAAATCCGCGAGCTGGCCAAGCAGCTCGGCTCCACGGTCCTTTATGTGACGCACGACCAGGTCGAGGCGATGGCGATCGCGGACCGGATCGCGTTGATGCAGGCGGGAGAATTCCTCCAGGTCGGATCTCCGACGGAGCTTTACCGCGATCCGGCCGGAGCCGAGGTGGCGGAGTTTTTCGGTCTAATCAACTGGGTGAAGGGAACGATCACGCAGCCCGGATTGGCCGAGACGCCGATCGGACCGTTGCGCTTCAACGGAGTCGCCATCGCCACAGGCGAGGTCCTTCTCGGGTTTCGTCCTGAATGCGTCGCGATTTTGGAACAGAATTCTCATCCCGCAGCGAATGCCTTTCGGGCCACGCTCCGTTCGAGCATGTTTCTGGGCGACCAATTGATCTGTCATGTCGCAGTGGGCGACCATCTTTTTGCGGGAAAGTGCCGCACCGTTGCCGTGACTTCCGGCGGCGGCGTACAGATCCATGTCGATCCTGACGACGTGATGGTTTTTTCCGCCGGTCATCGAATCGGCCGGGAAGAAGCTGCCGCGCAGCCATTGGCTTCCCTCACGACAGCCGGTTAA
- a CDS encoding VOC family protein, with protein MSSANVHLQPSEAAQETTPIKIKKIGHVVLSVSDIERSTRFWTEIMGFKFSDKNENGMMFFRNATDHHTVALIQAKEKNELPKRGQVGFDHMALEVATVSELFKVRDFLRSKGVEIFYEGRRGPGGNPGVEFYDPDGYKIEIYAAMDQIGADGKSRPSNEWARAKTLEEAMANPLPGAKYT; from the coding sequence ATGTCGAGCGCAAATGTTCATTTACAACCTTCGGAGGCGGCTCAAGAGACGACTCCGATCAAAATCAAGAAGATCGGTCACGTGGTGTTGAGCGTGAGCGACATCGAGCGCAGCACCAGGTTCTGGACCGAGATCATGGGATTTAAATTCTCCGATAAGAACGAAAACGGCATGATGTTTTTTCGCAACGCGACGGACCATCACACGGTCGCGCTGATCCAAGCCAAGGAGAAAAACGAGCTGCCCAAGCGCGGGCAGGTGGGCTTCGACCATATGGCGCTCGAGGTCGCGACCGTTTCGGAGCTTTTCAAGGTTCGCGATTTTCTCCGTTCCAAGGGCGTCGAGATTTTTTACGAAGGGCGCCGCGGGCCGGGCGGCAATCCGGGCGTCGAGTTCTACGATCCCGACGGCTACAAGATCGAGATCTATGCCGCGATGGATCAAATCGGCGCCGACGGCAAGAGCCGGCCGTCCAACGAGTGGGCGCGCGCTAAGACGCTAGAAGAGGCTATGGCCAACCCACTCCCGGGCGCGAAATACACATAG
- a CDS encoding acyl-CoA dehydrogenase family protein — MDFRLSPEEEALRREVEEFVREELIPLEPVFDGAPDIFEGSRWKSRAKLSRDPEVQRYIAIMEGLKKKAEARDLWHLDVPKRYGGREVSNVAMIAVTEELEKASVPFELGNHVSNILYACKGEQVERFLLPCIRGEKTACFGLTEPGAGSDPSMMAATATPDGDYFAINGTKMFPTFGDVADFVQVFARLPETKGREGVTCFLVDTGHPGYRVVRSIETIAGSEPCELVFDNCRVPKSQVLGEVGKGWELNQAWLGARRFQVGIRCHGTAQRVLRRVGELLRRDARERESFSPSLGHFWGELQALRSITYHGSWKADHGLDVRFEAACVKLFGTELLHRVVDFALEAAGPEAFRKEHAIARAFRYARPRRIVEGASEIQRHMLQRALFREGIACMELE; from the coding sequence ATGGATTTCCGCCTGAGTCCGGAAGAAGAAGCGCTACGCCGAGAGGTTGAGGAGTTTGTGCGCGAGGAGCTTATCCCGTTGGAGCCTGTTTTCGACGGCGCGCCCGATATCTTTGAGGGAAGTCGCTGGAAAAGCCGGGCTAAACTCAGCCGCGACCCGGAGGTACAGCGCTACATCGCCATCATGGAAGGGCTGAAGAAAAAGGCGGAAGCCAGAGATCTTTGGCATCTGGACGTGCCAAAGAGGTACGGCGGGCGGGAAGTCAGCAACGTGGCGATGATCGCCGTCACGGAGGAGTTGGAAAAGGCATCGGTGCCCTTCGAACTCGGCAACCATGTCTCCAATATTCTTTACGCCTGCAAGGGCGAGCAGGTAGAGCGCTTTCTGCTGCCGTGCATCAGGGGAGAGAAGACCGCCTGCTTCGGCCTCACGGAGCCTGGGGCCGGTTCCGATCCTTCAATGATGGCGGCCACCGCCACTCCCGACGGAGACTATTTCGCGATCAACGGAACCAAGATGTTTCCCACGTTCGGCGACGTCGCCGACTTTGTCCAGGTCTTTGCCAGATTGCCGGAAACGAAAGGGCGCGAAGGGGTCACCTGTTTTCTGGTGGACACGGGCCATCCCGGCTATCGGGTCGTGCGCAGCATTGAAACCATCGCGGGAAGCGAGCCCTGCGAGCTGGTCTTCGACAACTGCCGGGTTCCGAAAAGCCAAGTCCTGGGCGAGGTGGGCAAAGGTTGGGAGTTGAACCAAGCCTGGCTCGGCGCCCGGCGTTTTCAAGTTGGAATCCGCTGCCATGGGACCGCGCAGCGCGTTTTGCGCCGCGTCGGAGAGTTGCTCCGGCGAGACGCACGCGAACGCGAGAGCTTCTCGCCTTCTCTTGGCCACTTCTGGGGCGAGCTGCAGGCGCTTCGCAGCATCACCTATCATGGCTCGTGGAAGGCCGATCATGGGCTCGACGTTCGCTTTGAAGCGGCCTGCGTGAAGCTCTTCGGCACCGAGCTGCTCCACCGCGTGGTCGATTTTGCCCTGGAGGCAGCCGGTCCCGAAGCGTTCAGAAAAGAGCACGCCATCGCGCGCGCCTTCCGCTATGCCCGGCCGCGGCGGATCGTTGAGGGCGCCTCTGAAATCCAGCGCCACATGCTCCAGCGGGCGCTGTTTAGGGAAGGGATAGCGTGCATGGAATTGGAGTAG
- a CDS encoding acyl-CoA dehydrogenase family protein produces MDLRLSEEERLVRDTAAQFVAKELLSREGAFLKQKEAFVPPGDPARRELDGEIKKSLIEKAKRIGLWALELPETAGGSYVGQVARVLIYREFGRTALPFEPPSIPAVVARSPYALKLVNGELSLTLAFDEVHKTGNLSAIRAAYRRGADSYELYSDGMDVIHPDADLFLLPAVEYEGGDDAGVFLLEKNAPGVRIEGDTDLTDDQTVARLTLHACGLASDRYVGTGEDVEGIIASEQLRIAARSLGIGMRCLDDSLEHARNRVTFGRPLSSRQAIQWMLADLAVGLRTCTWLTLEAAWKADQGLPYFHDAALAKKRAARMAFEAADTAIQIHGGYGVAKEFPFESFYRQARLMRLLYGREAEIDRRMGEAKFGVEDSLTQPSP; encoded by the coding sequence ATGGATCTGAGATTGAGCGAAGAGGAAAGACTCGTCCGCGACACCGCGGCTCAGTTCGTAGCGAAGGAGCTGTTGTCGCGCGAGGGGGCGTTTCTCAAACAGAAGGAGGCTTTCGTCCCTCCCGGCGACCCAGCGCGAAGAGAGCTCGACGGCGAGATCAAAAAGTCTCTCATCGAGAAGGCGAAGCGCATCGGGCTCTGGGCTCTAGAGCTGCCCGAAACCGCCGGCGGATCGTATGTCGGGCAAGTCGCGCGAGTTCTCATCTACCGCGAGTTCGGCAGGACGGCGCTGCCGTTCGAGCCTCCTTCGATTCCAGCCGTAGTCGCGCGCAGTCCTTACGCGCTCAAGCTCGTCAACGGCGAGCTATCCCTCACGCTCGCTTTCGACGAAGTTCACAAGACGGGGAATTTGAGCGCGATCCGCGCCGCTTACCGGCGCGGCGCGGATAGTTATGAGCTTTACAGCGACGGCATGGACGTCATCCATCCCGACGCCGATCTCTTTCTGCTGCCGGCGGTGGAATATGAGGGCGGCGACGACGCCGGCGTTTTTCTCCTGGAGAAAAACGCGCCTGGAGTCCGGATCGAAGGCGACACCGACCTCACCGACGACCAGACTGTGGCGCGCCTTACGCTACATGCTTGCGGTTTGGCGAGCGATCGCTACGTCGGTACCGGCGAGGACGTCGAAGGAATCATCGCCTCGGAGCAGCTTCGCATCGCCGCCCGCTCGCTGGGCATAGGGATGCGCTGCCTGGACGACTCGCTCGAACACGCGCGCAACCGCGTCACCTTCGGCAGGCCGCTCTCTTCCAGGCAGGCGATCCAGTGGATGTTGGCCGACCTCGCGGTCGGTCTCCGCACCTGCACCTGGCTGACGCTGGAAGCGGCGTGGAAGGCGGACCAGGGGTTGCCTTACTTTCACGACGCGGCGTTAGCCAAAAAACGCGCGGCGCGAATGGCGTTCGAGGCGGCGGATACGGCGATCCAGATCCACGGCGGCTACGGCGTTGCCAAAGAATTCCCTTTCGAGAGTTTTTACCGCCAAGCGCGGCTGATGCGCCTGCTCTATGGACGGGAAGCGGAGATCGATAGGAGGATGGGAGAGGCGAAATTCGGAGTGGAGGACTCCCTCACCCAACCCTCTCCCTGA
- a CDS encoding thiolase family protein, translating to MRRKRVCFVGYGSTEYSRKSEESQLGHYATAIRAALNQTGLNKKDIHGLSITTQASPDTAPHVAEQLGFELDWVLNADYGGAGGVGAVRRAADAIECGHLDVALLVGGNSFDRSVAHQRPLEYQRGNFVDVYGYGGPNSLMALIQRLHMENFGTTLEQIGKIAMAQRFNAMNNPQALFREPMTIQDYLNSRMISDPIRLFDCVMPCSGAECLVLASEEKAKQITDKLVYLVTDAEKVHYQVANMLPEKTTFGMKVVGEKIFSEVKREDIDLFEIYDDYPIAVMIQIEDLGYCEKGDGGKFADAHDLTYNGDFPVNTGGGELSVGQAGLAGGFLHVVEALRQLRGEADGHQVKKAGRALVTGIGWLNYGRNLGTTAALVMERRK from the coding sequence TTGAGGCGGAAGCGAGTTTGTTTTGTCGGTTACGGTTCGACTGAATATTCGCGGAAATCCGAGGAGTCGCAACTCGGTCATTATGCGACGGCGATTCGCGCTGCGTTGAATCAGACCGGCCTCAACAAGAAAGACATTCATGGGCTGTCGATCACGACCCAGGCGAGTCCGGATACCGCGCCGCATGTGGCGGAGCAGCTGGGTTTTGAATTGGATTGGGTATTGAACGCCGATTACGGTGGCGCCGGCGGGGTCGGCGCGGTGCGGCGCGCCGCGGATGCCATCGAATGCGGCCATCTCGACGTCGCGCTATTGGTCGGCGGCAATTCTTTCGACCGGAGCGTGGCGCACCAGCGGCCGTTGGAATATCAGCGCGGCAATTTTGTCGATGTTTACGGCTACGGCGGTCCCAATTCCTTGATGGCGCTGATCCAACGGCTGCACATGGAAAACTTCGGTACCACGCTGGAGCAGATCGGTAAGATCGCCATGGCGCAACGCTTCAACGCGATGAACAACCCGCAAGCGCTGTTTCGCGAGCCGATGACGATCCAGGACTATCTCAACTCGCGGATGATCTCCGATCCGATCCGGCTCTTCGATTGTGTCATGCCATGCTCGGGCGCGGAATGTCTGGTTCTCGCCTCGGAGGAGAAAGCGAAGCAGATCACCGACAAACTCGTTTATTTAGTTACGGACGCCGAGAAGGTGCATTATCAAGTCGCCAACATGCTGCCGGAGAAGACTACATTCGGGATGAAAGTGGTGGGCGAGAAAATCTTTTCCGAAGTGAAACGCGAAGATATCGATCTCTTCGAGATTTACGACGACTATCCGATCGCGGTGATGATCCAGATCGAAGATCTCGGCTACTGCGAGAAGGGCGACGGCGGCAAATTCGCCGACGCGCATGATCTGACTTACAACGGCGACTTCCCCGTGAACACGGGCGGCGGTGAATTGTCGGTCGGTCAGGCGGGTCTCGCCGGCGGCTTTCTCCACGTCGTCGAAGCGCTCAGGCAACTGCGCGGCGAGGCTGACGGTCATCAAGTCAAGAAAGCGGGGCGCGCGCTGGTCACGGGCATCGGCTGGCTCAACTACGGGCGCAATCTCGGCACCACCGCCGCGCTCGTCATGGAAAGGAGAAAGTAA
- a CDS encoding Zn-ribbon domain-containing OB-fold protein yields the protein MAEARAPQKSLPKINPVDRPFWEGAANGKFLLQKCKSCGKVQFFPRVACVDCFGELDWIEAKGTGKIHTFTLVRVPRNPAFKDELPIYYINVILDEGVIIESRLLGENKENIKIGDRVKVRYEQTHNPEIKLPCFELT from the coding sequence ATGGCTGAAGCAAGAGCGCCGCAAAAAAGTTTGCCGAAGATCAATCCCGTCGACCGGCCGTTCTGGGAAGGGGCGGCGAACGGAAAGTTTCTCCTCCAGAAATGCAAGAGCTGCGGCAAGGTGCAGTTTTTTCCGCGCGTCGCCTGCGTCGACTGCTTCGGCGAATTGGACTGGATCGAGGCGAAGGGCACCGGCAAGATCCATACTTTTACTCTCGTGCGAGTGCCGCGTAACCCGGCGTTTAAAGATGAGCTGCCGATCTATTACATCAACGTGATCTTGGATGAAGGAGTCATTATCGAGAGCCGCTTACTCGGCGAAAATAAGGAAAATATAAAAATCGGCGACCGAGTAAAGGTGCGCTACGAGCAGACGCACAATCCGGAGATCAAGCTGCCGTGCTTTGAGCTGACGTAA